TTGAGAGAGTCTGTATAGTAGGCGTGGGTTTTATGGGAGGCTCTTTTGCCCTCGCTCTAAAAGAGCGCTATCCTCAGTGCCAAATCTTTGGCATAGACATAAACCATAGTGCTATAAGCAAGGCACTTGAGCTCAAAACCATTGACGGGGGAAGCACGCAGATAAAAGATACACTGCGCTTTGACCCTCAGCTGGTGGTAATTGCCACACCTGTGGGGACCTTTGAAGAAATAGCAAAGGCTCTGGCACAGCTTGACATAAAATGTGTCATAACCGACCTGGGAAGCGTAAAGGGGCGCATAGTTTATATGATGGAAGAGCATCTGGGTGGGAACTTTGTGGGGGGGCATCCCATAGCAGGCACGGAAAAGTCCGGCGTAGAAAACAGCCTAAAAGACCTCTTTAAAGGCAAAAGGTGTGTCATCACACCCACCGAGAAGACTTCCCCTCAAGCTAAAAAGATGGTAAAAGACCTCTGGCAGAGTCTGGATGCGCTGGTGGAGGAGATGGACCCCTACCTTCATGATTACATATTTGGCGCGGTCTCCCACATGCCCCACGCGGTTGCCTTTGCTCTCATAGATGCCATAGCAAGGCTCAGCAAGGATGGTGTAAACCTCTTTGAGTATCCCGGTGGTGGCTTTAAGGACTTTACGCGCATTGCTTCCTCTGACCCCATCATGTGGAGAGACATATTCCTGGAAAACGCCGAGAACATAGTTAAAGCCATAGAAGTCTTTCAGGAGTCCTTGGATACCCTAAAGAGTCTAATAGTCAGCGGTAAGGCTTATGAGATCACCCAGTATCTGAGCAAAGCTAAAGAGCTAAGAGACAGGATAGTATAGTGGTGGAGCGGAGGGGACTTGAACCCCCGACCTCCTACACGCCAAGCAGGCGCTCTCCCAACTGAGCTACCGCCCCTACCAGCAGTATATTTTAATTTATGAACCTCCTTCTGTGCAAGTCCTTACTCTGCAGATAAAACCTGAGCCTTAGACCTTCTCTTCTCTTTGCACGCTCCTTTTTTAGCATCTGGAGGCATTCCTCCTTTAGCACCTTTACCAGGCTTATCATACTCATACTATATAATATACCTCATCTGCCTATTATTTCCCTTTCCCTTATGCGCGGATCTATAAGAGCCAGAAGGATGTCTGCAATGAGATTGCCCAGCAGAAGCATTATGGTGCCTATGTATAGCCCTCCCATTACCAAAAAGAGGTCCTGAGAGAGAACAGCGTCCAGCATCAAAAGTCCAAGCCCAGGCCAGCCCACGATAATCTCTATGAGAGCAGCACCAGATAAAAGCCCTGCTATCTCGTAGCCTATGAGGGTGGTAAAGGGGTTCATGGCATTTTTTAAAACATGCTTTACAATGACCCTCTGAGGAACTCCCTTTGCCCTCAAAAA
The DNA window shown above is from Hydrogenobacter thermophilus TK-6 and carries:
- a CDS encoding prephenate dehydrogenase, with product MFERVCIVGVGFMGGSFALALKERYPQCQIFGIDINHSAISKALELKTIDGGSTQIKDTLRFDPQLVVIATPVGTFEEIAKALAQLDIKCVITDLGSVKGRIVYMMEEHLGGNFVGGHPIAGTEKSGVENSLKDLFKGKRCVITPTEKTSPQAKKMVKDLWQSLDALVEEMDPYLHDYIFGAVSHMPHAVAFALIDAIARLSKDGVNLFEYPGGGFKDFTRIASSDPIMWRDIFLENAENIVKAIEVFQESLDTLKSLIVSGKAYEITQYLSKAKELRDRIV